The Listeria welshimeri serovar 6b str. SLCC5334 genome has a window encoding:
- a CDS encoding lytic polysaccharide monooxygenase yields the protein MKKFSKIGMFFAVVVLAVVLFETSVSAHGYISKPASRVYLANQGINTGVGAAEYEPQSIEAAKGFPTNGPQDGNIAGGGKYPLLDEQTQDRWTKVDIKSGPLNVEWTLTAPHRTSNWEYFITKKGWDPNKPLTRAEFEPLAQITADGSTPDQLTKQQITIPNDRSGYYVILGVWSIADTGNAFYQVIDANIINSDVTPVVDKESPTAPTNLIGTTTANKVSLKWNAATDNVGINGYEILRDGKVVGESQTTTYEDNTVNANTTYTYTVRAKDFAGNKSALGNKISVTTKEAPAADKEAPTAPTSLMSHAQTDRAIDLCWQASSDNVAVKNYEIYRNNTKITTTTSTMFQDINLINNTSYKYKIYAVDIAGNRSLASNEITVKTKPLDISNTWKPDQIYNAGNQVVYNGIAYTAQWWTKDNSPDTSDVWKTASSTTQVWNALKAYNGGDKVTYGGKTYQAKWWVKGETPDTSTIWTLVK from the coding sequence ATGAAGAAATTTTCAAAAATCGGGATGTTTTTCGCAGTTGTAGTATTAGCAGTAGTACTTTTTGAAACAAGTGTTTCAGCTCATGGATATATATCAAAACCGGCAAGTCGAGTTTACTTAGCAAATCAAGGGATAAATACGGGGGTTGGTGCGGCAGAATATGAACCTCAAAGTATCGAAGCCGCAAAAGGTTTTCCAACAAATGGTCCTCAAGATGGAAATATAGCAGGAGGCGGAAAGTACCCATTACTAGATGAACAAACACAAGATCGCTGGACAAAGGTAGATATAAAATCTGGCCCGCTAAACGTAGAATGGACACTCACTGCTCCTCATAGAACAAGCAATTGGGAATATTTTATTACAAAAAAAGGTTGGGATCCAAATAAACCTTTAACAAGAGCAGAATTTGAACCATTAGCGCAAATCACAGCAGATGGTAGCACGCCAGACCAACTAACAAAGCAACAAATAACGATTCCAAATGACCGATCTGGCTATTATGTTATTCTAGGTGTTTGGTCGATTGCTGATACAGGAAACGCATTTTACCAAGTGATTGATGCAAATATTATAAATTCAGATGTAACTCCGGTTGTTGATAAAGAATCGCCAACAGCACCAACTAATTTAATAGGAACAACAACAGCAAATAAAGTCAGTTTAAAATGGAATGCCGCAACGGATAACGTTGGGATTAACGGATACGAAATTTTACGCGACGGAAAAGTAGTCGGTGAAAGCCAAACAACTACTTATGAGGATAATACTGTAAATGCAAACACTACTTATACTTATACTGTCCGCGCCAAAGATTTTGCGGGAAATAAGTCGGCCTTAGGAAACAAAATTAGCGTGACAACAAAAGAAGCGCCAGCCGCTGACAAAGAAGCACCAACAGCGCCGACGAGCTTAATGTCTCACGCCCAAACTGATAGAGCCATTGACCTTTGCTGGCAAGCGTCTTCAGATAATGTAGCAGTAAAAAACTATGAAATCTATCGTAATAATACAAAAATCACCACAACTACATCCACTATGTTCCAAGATATAAACCTAATAAATAATACTAGTTATAAATATAAAATCTATGCTGTAGATATAGCGGGTAATCGTTCGCTAGCAAGTAATGAAATAACCGTGAAAACAAAACCACTGGATATAAGCAATACGTGGAAACCGGATCAAATTTATAATGCAGGAAATCAAGTAGTATATAATGGCATAGCGTATACAGCTCAGTGGTGGACAAAAGATAATTCACCAGACACAAGTGACGTATGGAAAACAGCAAGCTCAACAACTCAAGTATGGAACGCTTTAAAAGCATACAATGGGGGCGACAAAGTCACATATGGTGGGAAAACTTACCAAGCAAAATGGTGGGTAAAAGGTGAAACTCCAGATACATCCACTATTTGGACATTAGTAAAATAA
- the clpP gene encoding ATP-dependent Clp endopeptidase proteolytic subunit ClpP, with amino-acid sequence MNLIPTVIEQTSRGERAYDIYSRLLKDRIIMLGSAIDDNVANSIVSQLLFLDAQDPEKDIFLYINSPGGSISAGMAIYDTMNFVKADVQTIGMGMAASMGSFLLTAGANGKRFALPNAEIMIHQPLGGAQGQATEIEIAARHILKIKERMNTIMSEKTGQPYEVIARDTDRDNFMTAQEAKDYGLIDDIIVNKAGLKG; translated from the coding sequence ATGAACTTAATTCCAACAGTAATTGAACAAACAAGCCGTGGTGAACGCGCATATGACATTTATTCACGTTTATTAAAAGACAGAATTATTATGTTAGGCTCTGCAATTGATGATAACGTTGCTAACTCTATCGTTTCTCAATTATTATTCCTTGATGCACAAGATCCTGAAAAAGATATTTTCTTATATATCAATTCTCCAGGAGGAAGTATTTCAGCTGGTATGGCGATTTATGATACAATGAATTTCGTTAAAGCAGATGTGCAAACTATTGGTATGGGGATGGCTGCTTCCATGGGATCATTCTTACTAACAGCCGGTGCAAACGGTAAACGCTTTGCCTTACCAAATGCGGAAATCATGATTCACCAACCACTTGGTGGCGCTCAAGGTCAAGCAACTGAAATCGAAATTGCTGCTCGTCACATTTTGAAAATCAAAGAACGTATGAATACTATTATGTCTGAAAAAACTGGTCAACCATATGAAGTTATTGCTCGTGATACAGATCGTGATAATTTCATGACTGCTCAAGAAGCAAAAGATTACGGCTTAATTGATGATATCATCGTAAACAAAGCTGGCTTAAAGGGCTAA
- a CDS encoding amino acid permease, with amino-acid sequence MTKVNSFFRKKNFHNPATDKHHLNKTLGAFDLTMLGVGAVVGGGIFILPGQVASVIAGPGIIISFIIAGIACCLAALCYSEFASKLPVAGSAYTYSYHVFGEGIAWILGWSLILEYGLAVAAIASGWSSYMKSLLAGFDLHIPTVISSAYNPSAGTYFDLLAFAVVMIIGILLSFGIRESTRVNNIMVLVKIAVVVLFIIVGAFYVKPDNWTPFLPFGVQGVITGASTVFFAYIGFDAVSSAAEEVKNPQKNMPIGIISSLAVCTLLYILLSAVLTGVVPYTDLVGVSAPVAFALQAINQNWIAGLLSVGAIVGMTTVVLVMSYGGTRLLFAMGRDGLLPKSFSKISKNDTPVRNTMIFATVMGLIASTVPMEDLAQLINIGTLFAFAMVSVGIFFLRRNPELNQKGFKTPFYPVVPALSFLLCVYLMLNLSKTTWIAFAIWFILGIIVYVFYGRRHSELRLK; translated from the coding sequence ATGACAAAAGTTAATTCTTTTTTCAGAAAAAAGAATTTTCATAATCCAGCGACAGATAAGCATCATTTGAATAAAACTTTAGGAGCTTTTGATTTAACGATGCTTGGAGTGGGAGCAGTTGTTGGTGGAGGGATATTTATTCTTCCAGGGCAGGTCGCTTCTGTTATTGCAGGACCAGGAATTATAATCTCTTTTATTATTGCGGGAATTGCTTGTTGTTTAGCAGCGCTTTGTTATTCAGAATTTGCATCTAAATTACCAGTTGCTGGTAGTGCTTATACATATAGCTATCACGTTTTTGGTGAAGGAATTGCATGGATTCTTGGCTGGTCGCTTATTTTAGAATATGGTCTAGCGGTTGCAGCAATTGCGAGTGGCTGGTCATCTTACATGAAAAGTTTATTAGCGGGATTTGATTTGCACATTCCAACAGTTATTTCATCTGCTTATAACCCAAGTGCGGGGACTTATTTTGATTTATTAGCCTTCGCAGTAGTAATGATCATTGGGATTTTACTTAGTTTTGGTATTCGCGAATCTACGAGAGTAAATAATATTATGGTTTTAGTGAAAATTGCAGTTGTTGTCTTATTTATTATCGTAGGTGCATTTTATGTGAAACCAGATAATTGGACCCCGTTCTTGCCATTTGGTGTGCAAGGGGTCATTACTGGAGCCTCTACTGTTTTCTTTGCTTATATCGGTTTTGATGCCGTTTCTAGTGCTGCCGAAGAAGTGAAAAACCCACAGAAGAATATGCCAATCGGAATTATTTCTTCTTTAGCCGTTTGTACATTGTTATACATTTTACTATCAGCAGTGCTTACAGGAGTTGTTCCTTACACTGATTTAGTTGGAGTTAGTGCACCTGTTGCCTTTGCGCTTCAAGCCATTAATCAAAACTGGATTGCGGGTCTACTTTCAGTTGGAGCAATTGTTGGGATGACAACCGTAGTACTAGTTATGTCTTATGGCGGAACAAGATTACTATTCGCAATGGGACGTGACGGATTACTCCCAAAATCATTTTCAAAAATTAGTAAAAATGACACGCCGGTTAGAAATACAATGATATTTGCTACAGTTATGGGCTTAATTGCGTCTACTGTGCCAATGGAAGATTTAGCGCAATTAATTAACATTGGTACACTCTTTGCTTTTGCGATGGTTTCAGTAGGGATTTTCTTTTTACGTCGTAATCCTGAACTTAATCAAAAAGGCTTTAAGACACCTTTTTATCCTGTAGTACCAGCGCTTTCGTTTTTGCTTTGTGTATATTTAATGCTCAATTTATCTAAAACAACTTGGATTGCATTTGCGATTTGGTTTATATTAGGTATTATTGTTTATGTATTTTATGGACGAAGACATTCTGAGCTACGTTTAAAATAA